In Amycolatopsis coloradensis, one genomic interval encodes:
- a CDS encoding S8 family serine peptidase, with protein sequence MLLTSGAAVAAPAAEDPQFIRLASRTFDPLTQRTAASQEWKGAYLLQVRSALTDAQRGKLRSLGVRIGTYIPDFAYVVRLKPENRESVAELNFVRWLGEYRPDDKVEISLAATGGYLVTLVESDARDQRAVAERILRLGGGIEAISQSGQHIVAKLGAGQAATVAQGAEVLAVGAITAPETDMANARESGGANHIESVGGYRGQGVRGEVMDGGLRVTHQEFKARPTVMHGSNSTSTSHGTSTYGQIFASGVSAPQRGLLPEAQGIFATYNKPDRYAHTKELVDPAGKYRAVFQSNSWGGGLTTAYNSVSAELDKIVFDHDLLICQSQSNAGTQQSRPQAWSKNVLSVGGQYHYNTLGRTDDKWSGGASIGPAADGRIKPELSNYYDRIDTTSSGSDTSYTTSFGGTSGATPITCGNAGLLFQMWADGVFDGGPGKGRDVFTSRPHAATAKALLVNGADQFAFSGTSHDMTRTHQGWGTANVRYLHDQAKANGWKLPVLVNETDLLGTGQSKKYTVAVNGTKQFKATLAYTDPAGSPSASVARVNDLTLKVTAPNGTVYYGNNGLKAGNFSTAGGSPNTVDTVENVILEKPAAGTWTVEVVATQVNADGHPETSATDADYALVVS encoded by the coding sequence ATGCTACTGACGAGCGGGGCGGCCGTCGCCGCCCCGGCCGCCGAAGACCCGCAGTTCATCCGTCTGGCCAGCAGGACCTTCGACCCGCTGACCCAGCGCACGGCGGCGAGCCAGGAGTGGAAGGGCGCATATCTGCTCCAGGTCCGAAGCGCGCTGACCGACGCACAGCGCGGGAAATTGCGCTCACTCGGCGTGCGGATCGGGACCTACATTCCCGATTTCGCCTACGTGGTCCGACTGAAGCCGGAGAACCGCGAATCGGTGGCGGAATTGAATTTCGTCCGCTGGCTCGGCGAATACCGACCGGACGACAAGGTGGAGATCTCACTGGCCGCGACGGGCGGCTACCTGGTGACGCTGGTCGAGTCGGACGCCCGGGACCAGCGGGCGGTGGCCGAGCGGATCCTGCGGCTCGGCGGCGGGATCGAGGCGATCTCGCAGAGCGGGCAGCACATCGTCGCGAAACTCGGTGCCGGCCAAGCCGCCACCGTGGCGCAGGGGGCCGAGGTGCTCGCGGTCGGCGCGATCACCGCCCCCGAGACCGACATGGCCAACGCCAGGGAGAGCGGGGGCGCGAACCACATCGAGAGCGTCGGCGGCTATCGCGGCCAGGGCGTGCGCGGTGAGGTGATGGACGGCGGCCTGCGCGTCACCCACCAGGAGTTCAAGGCCCGGCCGACGGTGATGCACGGCTCGAACTCCACCAGCACCAGCCACGGGACCTCCACCTACGGCCAGATCTTCGCCTCGGGAGTGAGCGCGCCACAACGGGGACTCCTGCCCGAGGCGCAGGGGATCTTCGCCACCTACAACAAGCCGGACCGCTACGCCCACACCAAGGAACTGGTCGATCCGGCGGGCAAGTACCGCGCGGTGTTCCAGAGCAACAGCTGGGGCGGCGGGCTGACCACGGCCTACAACTCCGTCTCCGCCGAGCTCGACAAGATCGTCTTCGACCACGACCTGCTGATCTGCCAGTCGCAGAGCAACGCGGGCACCCAGCAGTCGCGGCCGCAGGCCTGGTCGAAGAACGTGCTCTCGGTCGGCGGGCAGTACCACTACAACACGCTGGGCCGCACAGACGACAAGTGGAGCGGCGGCGCCAGCATCGGCCCGGCCGCCGACGGCCGGATCAAACCGGAACTGTCGAACTACTACGACCGGATCGACACCACGTCGTCGGGCAGTGACACCTCGTACACGACATCGTTCGGCGGCACGAGCGGCGCGACCCCGATCACCTGCGGGAACGCCGGGTTGCTGTTCCAGATGTGGGCCGACGGCGTGTTCGACGGCGGCCCCGGCAAGGGCCGCGACGTCTTCACGAGCCGCCCGCACGCGGCGACCGCGAAGGCGCTGCTGGTCAACGGGGCCGACCAGTTCGCGTTCAGCGGCACATCGCACGACATGACCAGGACACATCAGGGCTGGGGCACCGCGAACGTGCGGTACCTGCACGACCAGGCCAAGGCGAACGGGTGGAAACTGCCGGTGCTGGTGAACGAGACCGACCTGCTGGGCACCGGGCAGTCGAAGAAGTACACGGTCGCGGTGAACGGGACCAAGCAGTTCAAGGCGACGCTCGCCTACACCGACCCGGCGGGCTCTCCGAGCGCGTCGGTCGCCAGGGTCAACGACCTGACCCTGAAGGTCACCGCGCCGAACGGGACCGTCTACTACGGCAACAACGGGCTGAAGGCGGGCAACTTCTCGACCGCGGGCGGCTCGCCGAACACGGTCGACACGGTGGAGAACGTCATCCTCGAGAAGCCGGCCGCGGGGACGTGGACGGTGGAGGTCGTGGCGACGCAGGTGAACGCCGACGGTCACCCGGAGACGTCGGCCACCGACGCGGACTACGCGCTGGTGGTTTCTTGA
- a CDS encoding class I SAM-dependent methyltransferase: protein MTTCRLCGSAHLASVADLGATPPCERFLTAEQLAEPEPTYPLHLRVCTECRLAQIPPLITPEETFTEYAYFSSYSSSWVEHAKTFVDGAVERLGLDESSFVVEVASNDGYLLKHVVAQQIRCLGVEPSVNVGQAARDAGVPTKTAFLSPETGRDVREEHGPADLVVANNVYAHIPDIIGFTHGLRALVADDGWVSIEVQHLLTLIQENQYDTIYHEHFQYYTVDSARRALARGGLSVVDVELLPTHGGSIRLWARPDAVAGEPSERMTQVLDAEKAAGLHEMSGYTEFSERVTKVRLELNKFLTDAALEGKTVVGYGAPGKGNTLLNHCGIRPDVLRYTVDRNPYKHGRFTPGTRIPILPPERIEADKPDYVLVLPWNLRKELTAQLSFVDEWGGKLVFPIPHLEIVEVKS from the coding sequence ATGACCACCTGCCGACTCTGCGGCTCGGCCCATCTCGCCAGTGTCGCCGACCTCGGGGCGACACCGCCGTGCGAACGATTTCTGACCGCGGAGCAGCTCGCGGAGCCGGAGCCGACATACCCCCTGCATCTGCGTGTCTGCACGGAATGCCGGCTCGCCCAGATTCCGCCGCTGATCACCCCGGAAGAGACGTTCACCGAATACGCGTACTTCTCGTCGTATTCCTCCTCCTGGGTCGAACACGCGAAGACCTTCGTCGACGGCGCCGTCGAGCGGCTGGGGCTCGACGAGTCCTCGTTCGTCGTCGAGGTCGCCAGCAACGACGGCTATCTGCTCAAACACGTTGTGGCACAGCAGATCCGCTGTCTGGGCGTGGAACCCTCGGTGAACGTGGGCCAAGCCGCGCGTGACGCCGGGGTGCCGACGAAGACCGCGTTCCTCAGTCCCGAGACCGGACGCGACGTCCGTGAGGAACATGGTCCGGCCGACCTCGTAGTGGCGAACAACGTTTACGCACACATTCCGGACATCATCGGTTTCACGCACGGGCTCCGCGCCCTGGTCGCCGACGACGGCTGGGTCAGCATCGAGGTCCAGCACCTGCTGACACTGATCCAGGAGAACCAGTACGACACGATCTATCACGAGCACTTCCAGTACTACACGGTGGATTCCGCGCGCCGGGCCCTCGCGCGCGGCGGATTGTCCGTTGTGGACGTCGAACTCCTGCCCACCCACGGCGGTTCGATCCGGTTGTGGGCGCGCCCGGACGCCGTCGCCGGCGAACCGAGCGAGCGGATGACTCAGGTCCTCGACGCCGAGAAAGCCGCCGGACTGCACGAAATGTCCGGCTACACCGAATTCTCCGAGCGGGTCACCAAGGTCCGGCTCGAGCTGAACAAGTTCCTCACCGACGCGGCGCTCGAAGGCAAGACCGTCGTCGGTTACGGCGCCCCCGGCAAGGGGAACACGCTGCTGAACCACTGCGGTATCCGCCCGGACGTGTTGCGGTACACCGTCGACCGGAACCCGTACAAGCACGGCCGGTTCACCCCCGGGACCCGGATCCCGATCCTGCCACCCGAACGGATCGAAGCCGACAAGCCGGATTACGTGCTCGTCCTTCCGTGGAACCTCCGGAAGGAATTGACCGCCCAACTGTCCTTTGTGGACGAGTGGGGCGGAAAACTGGTCTTCCCCATCCCGCACCTGGAAATCGTCGAGGTGAAGTCGTGA
- a CDS encoding sugar phosphate nucleotidyltransferase produces MKVVLFCGGYGMRMRNGDASDVPKPMAMVGPRPLIWHVMRYYAHFGHTEFVLCLGYGAHHIKEFFLDYRETTSNDFVLRNGKAELLSTDIADWSITFVQTGLESAIGERLRRVRPYLEGDEMFLANYADVLTDAPLPEMIERFTESDAGASMMVVPPQSSFHCVEMGEDGRIGALTPVSEMPLWENGGYFVLRQEIFDHIPEGGDLVADGCGELAKQGKLLAYPYRGFWKPTDTVKERVQLDDAYARGDRPWALWEHEPAPVSIA; encoded by the coding sequence GTGAAGGTAGTCCTCTTCTGCGGCGGCTACGGCATGCGGATGCGCAACGGTGACGCGTCCGACGTGCCCAAGCCGATGGCCATGGTCGGCCCCAGACCCCTGATCTGGCACGTGATGCGGTACTACGCGCATTTCGGCCACACCGAGTTCGTCCTCTGCCTCGGCTACGGCGCGCACCACATCAAGGAGTTCTTCCTCGACTACCGGGAGACCACCTCCAACGATTTCGTCCTGCGCAACGGCAAGGCGGAACTGCTGTCGACCGACATCGCGGACTGGTCGATCACCTTCGTGCAGACCGGCCTCGAATCGGCCATCGGCGAGCGGCTGCGCCGGGTGCGCCCGTACCTCGAGGGCGACGAGATGTTCCTCGCCAACTACGCCGACGTCCTCACCGACGCTCCCCTGCCGGAGATGATCGAGCGGTTCACCGAATCCGACGCCGGCGCGTCGATGATGGTCGTACCGCCGCAGTCGTCGTTCCACTGCGTGGAGATGGGCGAGGACGGACGGATCGGCGCGCTGACCCCGGTCAGCGAGATGCCGCTGTGGGAGAACGGCGGGTACTTCGTGCTGCGCCAGGAGATCTTCGACCACATCCCCGAGGGCGGCGACCTCGTGGCCGACGGCTGCGGAGAACTCGCCAAGCAGGGGAAACTGCTCGCGTACCCGTATCGCGGGTTCTGGAAGCCGACGGACACCGTCAAGGAACGCGTCCAGCTGGACGACGCCTACGCGCGCGGCGACCGTCCGTGGGCGTTGTGGGAACACGAACCGGCTCCGGTGAGCATCGCGTGA
- a CDS encoding PIG-L deacetylase family protein: MIGLGTGGLERIVALGAHCDDIAIGAGGTLLTLCAANPGVRVDALVLSGGGTEREAEERAALAAFCQGADVEVTVLKLPDGRFPAHWEEAKNALEELRRRTDPDLVLSPRTADAHQDHRGLATLVPTVFRTHLQLEYEIAKWDGDLAKPTAYVPLTPERAEEKVRLLQEHYASQRHRPWYDREAFLGLARIRGIECGQRYAEAFDLKKLTLDLTPKG, translated from the coding sequence GTGATCGGACTCGGTACCGGCGGGCTCGAACGGATCGTCGCGCTGGGCGCGCATTGCGACGACATCGCCATCGGGGCGGGCGGCACCCTGCTGACGCTCTGCGCCGCCAACCCCGGTGTCCGGGTGGACGCGCTCGTCCTTTCCGGCGGCGGCACCGAACGGGAGGCCGAGGAGCGCGCCGCGCTCGCGGCCTTCTGCCAGGGCGCCGACGTCGAGGTCACCGTGCTCAAACTGCCCGACGGCCGGTTCCCCGCGCACTGGGAAGAGGCCAAGAACGCCCTGGAAGAGCTGCGCCGCCGCACCGACCCGGACCTCGTCCTCTCCCCGCGCACGGCGGACGCGCACCAGGACCACCGCGGGCTGGCGACGCTGGTGCCGACGGTGTTCCGCACCCATCTCCAGCTGGAGTACGAGATCGCGAAATGGGACGGCGACCTCGCCAAACCCACCGCGTACGTACCGCTCACGCCCGAGCGCGCCGAAGAGAAGGTCCGGCTGCTGCAGGAGCACTACGCCTCTCAGCGGCACCGGCCCTGGTACGACCGGGAAGCCTTCCTCGGCCTCGCCCGTATCCGCGGAATCGAATGCGGGCAGCGCTACGCGGAGGCCTTCGACCTCAAGAAACTGACGCTCGACCTCACTCCGAAAGGCTGA
- a CDS encoding SDR family oxidoreductase: MRVLLTGHKGYLGTVMAPVLAAEGHEVVGLDSGLFDTCVLGPKPDDPKGYEVDLRDVAAEHVTGVDAVIHLAALSNDPLGSLAPELTYDINHHASVKLAKLAKDAGVKRFLYASTCSVYGASGGDGLVDEDAPLRPVTPYAESKVRVEDDLHELADDDFTPVYMRNATAFGFSPRLRSDIVLNNLTAHAHVSGEILVLSDGSPWRPLVHAKDIARAFEAALVAPKVAVHDKAFNIGTERNNVTVAEIAQQVVEAVPSAKLRITGESAGDPRSYRVDFSRFRDAIPGFECEWSVKDGALDLIYAYRTHGLTAHDFKNRFTRLATLNARAAAGEIDETLRRR; the protein is encoded by the coding sequence ATGCGTGTGCTGCTGACCGGGCACAAGGGTTACCTGGGTACGGTGATGGCCCCGGTACTGGCCGCCGAAGGCCACGAGGTCGTCGGCCTCGACTCCGGTCTCTTCGACACCTGCGTGCTGGGCCCGAAACCCGACGATCCCAAGGGCTACGAAGTCGACCTCCGCGACGTCGCGGCCGAGCACGTGACCGGGGTGGACGCGGTGATCCACCTCGCCGCGCTGTCCAACGACCCGCTGGGGTCGCTGGCGCCGGAGCTCACCTACGACATCAACCACCACGCCTCGGTCAAGCTCGCGAAGCTGGCGAAGGACGCTGGAGTCAAGCGGTTCCTCTACGCCTCGACGTGCTCGGTCTACGGGGCTTCGGGCGGAGACGGCCTCGTCGACGAGGACGCGCCGCTGCGCCCGGTGACGCCGTACGCCGAGTCGAAGGTGCGGGTCGAGGACGACCTCCACGAACTCGCCGACGACGATTTCACCCCGGTGTACATGCGCAACGCCACCGCGTTCGGCTTCTCGCCGCGGCTGCGGTCGGACATCGTGCTCAACAACCTCACCGCGCACGCCCACGTTTCGGGCGAGATCCTGGTGCTGTCGGACGGGTCGCCGTGGCGGCCGCTGGTGCACGCCAAGGACATCGCGCGCGCCTTCGAGGCCGCGCTGGTCGCGCCCAAGGTGGCCGTCCACGACAAGGCCTTCAACATCGGCACCGAGCGCAACAACGTGACCGTGGCCGAGATCGCCCAGCAGGTCGTCGAGGCCGTCCCCAGCGCGAAGCTGCGGATCACCGGCGAGTCCGCGGGCGACCCGCGCTCCTATCGCGTCGACTTCTCCCGCTTCCGCGACGCGATCCCCGGCTTCGAATGCGAGTGGTCGGTCAAGGACGGGGCGCTCGACCTGATCTACGCCTACCGCACGCACGGCCTGACCGCGCACGACTTCAAGAACCGCTTCACCAGGCTGGCCACGCTCAACGCGCGGGCCGCCGCCGGCGAGATCGACGAAACCCTGCGGCGACGGTGA
- a CDS encoding DUF4910 domain-containing protein, which translates to MTRKPLDTGADLRELVERLYPLCRSITGDGVRATLEILGEHIPLDVHEVPTGTQVLDWTVPQEWNIRDAWVKDPSGRKVVDFRESNLHVVGYSVPVSRTMPLTELREHLHTLPDQPSLVPYRTSYYSPTWGFCLAQETLDAMPDGEYEVHIDSTLTNGSLTYAEHVVPGEVTDEVIISCHTCHPSLANDNVAGIAIAAAFARTLKKPHYTYRFLFMPGTIGAITWLARNNDRVGRIKAGLVLACAGDPGPLTYKRSRRGDAEIDRVLTYVLADRAHKIADFSPYGYDERQFCSPGFNLGVGSLTRTPYAGYPEYHTSADNLDFVSTAAMEETLQTLRDTFAVLDRNRSYVNLSPFGEPQLGKRGLYDSLGGRSDAKHAQMAMLWVLNLSDGEHSLLDVADRSGLPFDSVVAAAQALHDAGLLKN; encoded by the coding sequence ATGACCCGCAAGCCACTGGACACGGGCGCCGACCTGCGCGAACTGGTCGAGCGCCTGTATCCGCTCTGCCGCAGCATCACCGGCGACGGCGTCCGCGCCACGCTGGAGATCCTCGGCGAGCACATCCCGCTCGACGTCCACGAGGTGCCGACCGGGACTCAGGTGCTCGACTGGACCGTTCCCCAGGAGTGGAACATCCGCGACGCCTGGGTGAAGGACCCTTCCGGGCGGAAGGTCGTCGACTTCCGGGAGTCGAACCTGCACGTCGTCGGCTACAGCGTCCCGGTCTCGCGGACGATGCCACTCACCGAACTGCGCGAACACCTGCACACCCTGCCCGATCAACCGTCCTTGGTGCCGTACCGGACCAGCTACTACTCGCCGACGTGGGGTTTCTGCCTGGCACAGGAGACCCTCGACGCGATGCCGGACGGCGAGTACGAGGTCCACATCGACTCCACGCTGACGAACGGGAGCCTCACCTACGCCGAACACGTCGTACCGGGCGAAGTCACCGACGAAGTGATCATCTCCTGCCACACCTGCCATCCCTCGCTGGCGAACGACAACGTCGCCGGGATCGCGATCGCCGCCGCGTTCGCGCGGACGCTGAAGAAGCCCCACTACACGTACCGGTTCCTGTTCATGCCGGGCACGATCGGCGCCATCACCTGGCTCGCGCGCAACAACGACCGCGTCGGCCGGATCAAGGCCGGGCTCGTGCTGGCGTGCGCGGGTGACCCGGGGCCGCTGACCTACAAACGAAGCCGCCGGGGCGACGCCGAAATCGATCGCGTGCTCACGTACGTCCTGGCCGATCGCGCCCACAAGATCGCCGACTTCTCACCGTACGGCTACGACGAGCGCCAGTTCTGCTCCCCCGGTTTCAATCTCGGCGTCGGTTCGCTGACGAGGACGCCGTATGCGGGTTATCCCGAATATCACACCTCGGCCGACAACCTCGATTTCGTTTCCACCGCGGCCATGGAGGAAACCCTTCAGACCTTGCGGGACACCTTCGCCGTCCTCGACCGCAACCGCAGCTACGTCAACCTCAGCCCGTTCGGCGAGCCGCAACTCGGCAAGCGCGGGCTGTACGACTCGCTCGGCGGGCGAAGTGACGCCAAGCATGCCCAGATGGCCATGCTCTGGGTGCTCAACCTCTCGGACGGCGAGCACAGCCTCCTCGACGTCGCCGATCGGTCCGGGCTGCCGTTCGATTCCGTCGTCGCCGCCGCTCAGGCACTGCACGACGCCGGATTGCTCAAGAATTAG
- a CDS encoding glycosyltransferase family 2 protein, producing MSTAPRLSIGLPVYNGEDYLAESLDALLGQSYENFELIISDNASSDRTEEISREYAKMDSRVRYVRQPVNIGCAPNHNYCVDVARGELFKWASDDDLYACDLLERCVEALDEHPEFVLSHSWTAMIDEKAVVTQALEYPLNTASPHAAERFRSTLFAPGGDDDGAVIRTEVLRRVAPLDSYHHADRTIISELALHGPFHQVPDWLYFRRDHPGRSEHEHPTVRRRAANLDPKRADKLRHPMVRLLGEYVLGYVNAIRNAPISGAEKRECFRYLRQWMLNRAGNPAMGRMPDQAEAELGPREVSVASVVAGQEGRVS from the coding sequence ATGAGCACCGCTCCTCGGCTGAGCATCGGGCTCCCTGTCTACAACGGCGAGGATTACCTCGCCGAATCGCTGGACGCACTCCTCGGCCAAAGCTACGAGAACTTCGAACTGATCATCTCGGACAACGCGTCCTCGGACCGCACCGAAGAGATCAGCCGCGAGTACGCGAAGATGGATTCCCGCGTCCGGTATGTCCGCCAACCGGTGAACATCGGCTGCGCGCCGAACCACAACTACTGCGTCGACGTCGCCCGCGGCGAATTGTTCAAGTGGGCGTCCGACGACGACCTCTACGCATGCGACCTGCTGGAACGGTGCGTCGAGGCGCTCGACGAGCACCCCGAGTTCGTCCTCTCGCACTCGTGGACGGCGATGATCGACGAGAAGGCCGTCGTCACGCAGGCACTGGAGTACCCGCTCAACACGGCTTCGCCGCACGCCGCGGAACGCTTCCGCAGCACGTTGTTCGCACCCGGCGGGGACGACGACGGCGCGGTCATCCGCACCGAGGTGCTGCGCCGCGTCGCACCGTTGGACAGCTACCACCACGCGGACCGCACGATCATCTCCGAACTCGCCCTGCACGGCCCGTTCCACCAGGTGCCCGACTGGCTGTACTTCCGGCGTGACCACCCCGGCCGCTCCGAGCACGAGCACCCGACCGTGCGCAGGCGGGCCGCCAACCTCGACCCGAAGCGGGCCGACAAGCTCCGCCACCCGATGGTCCGGTTGCTCGGCGAGTACGTGCTCGGCTACGTCAACGCGATCCGCAACGCGCCGATCTCCGGCGCGGAGAAGCGCGAATGCTTCCGCTATCTGCGGCAATGGATGCTGAACCGGGCGGGGAACCCGGCCATGGGCCGGATGCCCGACCAGGCCGAGGCCGAACTGGGCCCGCGTGAGGTCTCCGTGGCGTCGGTCGTCGCAGGCCAGGAGGGACGAGTCTCTTGA
- a CDS encoding polysaccharide pyruvyl transferase family protein translates to MTSPARIGLFGLLGSGNLGNDGSFEAVLGYLRTEHPDAALSVMCGGPEVVAARYGLETTALNWYEGEYRTASGPFSIAMKGFGKLVDIFRTTAWVRRQDVVIVPGMGVLESSLPLRPWGFPYALLLLSASGRLVGTKVALVSVGATVSTHRATRTIIGWAARLASFRSYRDEPSREAMRAMGTDVTNDRVYPDLAFALSSTSEPVVPRSVGIGVMAYHGGNDDRARAAEIYRSYVDKMTRFVAGLVAEGRPVRLFIGDRADAQVVGEIMRKLESPLVTAADTATLNDVMRTMSTVETVVATRYHNVLCALKLAKPTLSVGYARKNEVLMSALGLGEFCQSAKEIDFEALVRQFAELESRAGELTEIVAKRSAEQERLLDEQFAALSAAVLPMGVR, encoded by the coding sequence TTGACCTCGCCCGCGAGAATCGGGCTGTTCGGACTCCTCGGATCGGGGAACCTCGGCAACGACGGTTCCTTCGAGGCGGTTCTCGGGTATCTGCGCACGGAACATCCGGACGCCGCGCTCAGCGTGATGTGCGGCGGTCCGGAAGTCGTCGCGGCGCGCTACGGACTCGAGACGACCGCGTTGAACTGGTACGAAGGTGAGTACCGAACGGCATCGGGACCGTTTTCCATCGCCATGAAGGGCTTCGGGAAACTCGTCGACATCTTCCGCACGACGGCTTGGGTCAGGCGTCAGGACGTGGTGATCGTGCCGGGGATGGGTGTCCTCGAATCCTCCCTTCCCTTGCGTCCGTGGGGCTTCCCGTACGCACTGCTGCTGCTTTCGGCGTCCGGCCGTCTGGTCGGCACCAAGGTGGCTTTGGTGAGTGTCGGCGCCACCGTGAGCACGCACCGGGCCACCCGGACGATCATCGGCTGGGCGGCGCGGCTCGCGTCGTTCCGGTCCTACCGGGACGAGCCGTCGCGGGAAGCGATGCGCGCGATGGGCACCGACGTCACGAACGACCGCGTCTACCCCGACCTCGCCTTCGCTCTCTCTTCGACTTCGGAGCCGGTGGTGCCCCGTTCCGTCGGAATCGGCGTGATGGCCTATCACGGCGGGAACGACGACAGGGCCCGCGCCGCCGAGATCTACAGGTCCTATGTGGACAAGATGACTCGGTTCGTCGCCGGCCTCGTCGCCGAGGGCCGGCCAGTGCGGTTGTTCATCGGCGACCGGGCCGACGCGCAGGTGGTCGGCGAGATCATGCGGAAGCTGGAATCCCCGCTGGTCACCGCGGCCGACACGGCCACGCTGAACGACGTGATGCGGACGATGTCGACGGTCGAGACCGTCGTCGCCACGCGCTACCACAACGTCTTGTGCGCGCTGAAGCTGGCGAAGCCGACGTTGTCCGTCGGGTACGCCCGCAAGAACGAGGTCCTCATGTCCGCACTCGGGCTCGGGGAGTTCTGCCAATCCGCCAAGGAGATCGACTTCGAGGCGCTGGTGCGCCAGTTCGCCGAACTGGAGTCCAGGGCGGGCGAACTGACCGAGATCGTCGCGAAACGAAGCGCGGAGCAGGAGCGGCTGCTGGACGAACAGTTCGCCGCACTTTCGGCCGCCGTCCTGCCGATGGGAGTCCGATGA
- a CDS encoding dTDP-4-dehydrorhamnose 3,5-epimerase family protein: MKIIPVPAIAGAYLFEPTPHADERGFFCRTFDADVVRSAGIDPNGFLQDSVSRSRKGVLRGMHLRSGLGEAKLVRCSWGAVFDAVVDLRPDSPTYLGKETFELSGETQVSLYIPAGCAHGFQALTEYADVSYRIDRAHDPSEDVAIAHDDPELAIPWPLPVALMSERDRSALPLSAVLASIGGPASSMDVGGTPAR; the protein is encoded by the coding sequence ATGAAGATCATCCCGGTGCCCGCCATCGCGGGCGCGTACCTGTTCGAGCCGACCCCGCACGCCGACGAGCGCGGCTTCTTCTGCCGAACGTTCGACGCCGACGTCGTCCGGTCGGCGGGGATCGACCCGAACGGGTTCCTCCAGGACAGTGTTTCCCGTTCCCGCAAGGGCGTGCTGCGCGGGATGCACCTCCGCTCGGGGCTCGGTGAGGCGAAACTCGTCCGCTGTTCCTGGGGCGCCGTCTTCGACGCCGTGGTCGATCTCAGGCCGGATTCACCGACGTACCTCGGCAAGGAGACGTTCGAACTGTCCGGGGAGACTCAGGTGTCGCTGTACATCCCGGCGGGTTGTGCGCACGGATTCCAGGCACTCACCGAGTACGCCGACGTCTCCTACCGGATCGACCGCGCGCACGACCCTTCCGAGGACGTCGCGATCGCCCACGACGATCCGGAGCTGGCGATCCCGTGGCCGCTTCCGGTGGCGCTGATGTCGGAGCGGGACCGATCCGCGCTCCCGCTTTCCGCGGTACTGGCGTCCATCGGTGGACCCGCGTCCTCGATGGACGTCGGCGGGACGCCGGCGCGATAG